In Hwangdonia lutea, a single window of DNA contains:
- the mscL gene encoding large-conductance mechanosensitive channel protein MscL: MLKEFKEFAMKGNLIDIAVGFVMGAAFKEVVTAFTGGIVSPLVGLIFNSDFKDLRYKLQDGTVSDAGETVGEVFLEYGTFLTNVIDFIIVAFVMFMVVKGVNKMKKKEEPAPEAPKGPTQEELLADIRDLLKKQ, from the coding sequence ATGTTAAAAGAGTTTAAAGAATTTGCAATGAAGGGCAACCTTATAGACATTGCCGTAGGTTTTGTAATGGGTGCTGCCTTTAAAGAAGTGGTTACCGCTTTTACGGGAGGCATAGTTTCGCCTTTGGTTGGATTGATTTTCAATTCCGACTTCAAAGATTTACGCTATAAATTACAAGACGGCACCGTAAGCGATGCTGGCGAAACCGTTGGCGAAGTGTTTTTAGAATACGGTACTTTTTTAACCAATGTTATCGATTTCATTATCGTAGCCTTCGTTATGTTTATGGTTGTAAAAGGTGTTAATAAAATGAAGAAGAAAGAAGAGCCAGCTCCGGAAGCTCCTAAAGGCCCAACGCAAGAAGAGTTATTGGCCGATATTAGAGATTTGCTAAAAAAACAATAA
- the alr gene encoding alanine racemase, whose translation MPKAQETLLEIDLKALKHNFKHLKSKLNKHTQFLAVVKAFGYGSDACEIAHCLQELQVDYFAVAYVNEGVALRHAGITKPILVLHPQAVNFKTIIEHCLEPSLYNAKVLNEFLAFASAEKQTNYPIHIKFNTGLNRLGFWENDVDFITSKIKDATSVKVKSIFSHLAASEDLEEKAFTLNQIESFKNTSKNMIDALGYSPMLHVCNTSGLLNYPEAHFDMVRSGIGLYGFGNSDKENKHLKPIVTLKTVISQIHTIEKGESVGYNRAFKSDAFLKTATLPIGHADGIGRQYGNGKGFVTINGQKAEIIGNVCMDMIMVNISNIDCKEGDEVIFFDGKHTAENLAETINSISYELLTAISQRIKRIIIQ comes from the coding sequence ATGCCTAAAGCGCAAGAAACCCTACTTGAAATCGATTTAAAAGCCCTGAAGCACAACTTTAAGCATTTAAAATCGAAACTTAATAAGCATACACAATTTTTAGCCGTTGTTAAAGCATTTGGTTATGGTAGCGATGCCTGCGAAATCGCGCATTGCCTCCAAGAATTACAAGTGGATTATTTTGCCGTGGCTTACGTAAACGAAGGCGTGGCTTTGCGACATGCCGGCATTACAAAACCCATTTTGGTTTTGCATCCGCAGGCTGTAAATTTTAAAACCATTATTGAGCATTGCTTAGAACCCAGCTTGTACAACGCCAAAGTTTTAAATGAGTTTTTAGCATTCGCTTCCGCGGAAAAACAAACCAACTATCCCATTCATATTAAATTTAATACGGGTTTAAACCGATTGGGGTTTTGGGAAAATGATGTCGATTTTATCACCTCGAAAATAAAAGATGCAACTTCAGTAAAAGTGAAATCTATCTTTTCGCATTTAGCGGCTAGTGAAGATTTGGAAGAAAAAGCATTCACTTTAAATCAAATTGAAAGTTTTAAAAATACATCAAAAAACATGATTGATGCTTTGGGGTATTCCCCAATGCTTCATGTGTGTAATACCTCTGGCCTATTAAATTATCCCGAAGCCCATTTTGATATGGTTCGAAGTGGTATTGGGTTGTATGGTTTTGGAAATTCAGATAAAGAAAACAAACATTTAAAACCCATAGTGACTTTAAAAACCGTTATTTCTCAAATTCACACCATTGAAAAAGGAGAATCGGTAGGTTATAATCGCGCCTTTAAAAGCGATGCCTTTTTAAAAACGGCAACACTTCCTATCGGACACGCCGACGGCATAGGCAGACAATACGGAAACGGTAAGGGTTTTGTGACCATAAATGGGCAAAAGGCTGAAATTATTGGCAATGTTTGTATGGATATGATTATGGTAAACATTAGCAATATTGACTGTAAAGAAGGCGACGAAGTTATTTTTTTTGATGGAAAACACACCGCCGAAAATTTAGCCGAAACTATAAACTCCATTTCTTATGAGCTTTTAACGGCCATTTCGCAGCGCATAAAACGCATTATTATTCAATAA
- a CDS encoding thymidine kinase, giving the protein MFLENTVNHKEQFGWIEVICGSMFSGKTEELIRRLKRAQFARQKVEIFKPALDVRYDEDMLVSHDANEIRSTPVPAAANIPILADGCDVVGIDEAQFFDDEIVRVCNDLANKGIRVIVAGLDMDFKGNPFGPMPNLMATAEYVTKVHAVCTRTGNLAQYSYRKAKSDNLVLLGEVDEYEPLSRAAFYKAMMRDKVRNMKVNDAEEITSKPKNTNA; this is encoded by the coding sequence ATGTTTCTTGAAAATACAGTAAATCATAAAGAACAATTTGGTTGGATAGAAGTTATTTGTGGCTCCATGTTTTCTGGAAAAACCGAAGAACTCATCCGAAGGCTTAAGCGCGCGCAATTTGCACGGCAAAAAGTAGAGATTTTTAAACCTGCCCTTGATGTGCGTTATGATGAGGACATGCTGGTGTCTCACGATGCAAACGAAATCCGCTCGACGCCCGTTCCTGCTGCGGCCAACATCCCTATTTTGGCCGATGGCTGCGACGTGGTTGGTATTGATGAAGCTCAGTTTTTTGATGATGAAATTGTACGGGTATGCAACGATTTGGCCAATAAAGGCATTCGCGTCATTGTTGCCGGATTGGATATGGACTTTAAAGGCAACCCTTTTGGCCCCATGCCCAACCTTATGGCTACGGCCGAATATGTTACCAAAGTTCATGCGGTTTGCACCCGAACAGGGAATTTGGCGCAATACAGTTACCGGAAAGCTAAAAGTGACAATCTGGTGCTTTTAGGCGAAGTTGATGAGTACGAGCCTTTAAGTAGAGCTGCCTTTTACAAAGCAATGATGCGCGATAAAGTGAGAAACATGAAGGTTAACGACGCTGAAGAAATTACTTCTAAACCCAAAAACACCAATGCCTAA
- a CDS encoding aspartate-semialdehyde dehydrogenase — MKVAVVGATGMVGEVMLKVLAERNFPVSELLLVASERSVGKKLKYKDKEYTVIGLAEAVAAKPDIAIFSAGGETSLEWAPKFAEAGTTVIDNSSAWRMDPTKKLVVPEINANELTKADKIIANPNCSTIQMVMALAPLHKTYKMKRVVVSTYQSVSGTGVKAVKQMENEIAGVDGEMAYPYPIGRNALPHCDVFEDNGYTKEEMKLAREPQKIFNDKTFSVTATAVRIPTSGGHSEAVNVEFEKDFDLSDVRKMLHETPGIVLQDNTDTNTYPMPIYAHDKDDVFVGRLRRDETQPNTLNMWIVADNLRKGAATNTIQIAEYLVENKLV, encoded by the coding sequence ATGAAAGTAGCTGTTGTAGGCGCCACAGGAATGGTTGGCGAAGTGATGCTAAAAGTATTGGCAGAGCGTAATTTTCCAGTTAGTGAATTGTTATTGGTTGCCTCAGAACGTTCTGTGGGCAAAAAACTAAAATATAAAGATAAAGAGTACACCGTTATTGGTTTAGCCGAAGCCGTGGCAGCCAAACCAGATATCGCTATTTTTTCTGCCGGGGGCGAAACCTCTTTAGAATGGGCTCCAAAATTTGCAGAGGCAGGCACTACGGTTATTGATAACTCATCGGCATGGAGAATGGATCCGACCAAAAAACTCGTGGTTCCAGAAATTAATGCCAACGAGTTAACCAAAGCCGATAAAATTATTGCAAACCCCAATTGTTCTACCATTCAAATGGTGATGGCATTGGCACCGCTTCATAAAACATATAAAATGAAACGTGTTGTGGTTTCAACCTATCAATCGGTTTCCGGCACGGGCGTAAAAGCCGTAAAACAAATGGAAAACGAAATCGCTGGTGTTGATGGCGAAATGGCTTATCCGTATCCTATCGGAAGAAATGCTTTGCCGCATTGCGATGTTTTTGAAGACAACGGTTACACCAAAGAAGAAATGAAATTGGCGCGCGAGCCTCAAAAAATATTTAACGACAAAACCTTTTCAGTAACGGCTACAGCGGTTAGAATTCCAACTTCTGGTGGACACTCGGAAGCGGTGAATGTAGAGTTTGAAAAAGATTTCGATTTATCCGATGTTCGTAAAATGCTACACGAAACCCCTGGAATCGTTTTACAAGATAACACCGATACCAACACGTATCCGATGCCAATTTATGCGCACGACAAAGATGATGTTTTTGTGGGCAGACTTAGAAGGGACGAAACGCAACCCAACACTTTAAACATGTGGATTGTTGCCGATAACTTACGCAAAGGTGCTGCAACCAACACCATTCAAATTGCTGAGTATTTAGTTGAAAATAAGCTGGTTTAG